The following proteins are co-located in the Fimbriiglobus ruber genome:
- a CDS encoding DUF1501 domain-containing protein, translating to MNPTRRRMLKIGATGLIGGLSLPRLLQLQAGAPTPAPAAAQACIFLFLEGGPSHIDMFDMKPDAPQEIRGPYKPVATSVPGTRICEHLPRIAKLAHKYTILRSHSHNDNGHNTGYHYVMTGYKADFPDGNSKAPNNHLFPSIGSIISRELGPKSPVPPYINVPDVMAGGGPGFYGSKYAPFVIDANPSQPDFEVRDLKPIEGIDAERRERRRKLLAAAEAPTAKGRQESMETYYRKAQELITSPAARKAFDIASEPAALREKYGYTSLGQCALLARRLVEGGCRFVGVDHSGWDHHFTIFPSLEKDMLPHVDRAFSALVEDLDQRGLLDTTLVVLMGEMGRTPRVNKDAGRDHWSMAQSVVFAGGGTKPGQVIGATDKQAGAPTTDPVGVPDLLRTIFHQMGVDTTKVYNTPQGRPVPIVDGGKLIKDLV from the coding sequence GTGAACCCAACCCGCCGCCGGATGTTGAAGATCGGGGCGACCGGCCTGATCGGCGGATTGAGTCTGCCGCGCCTGCTGCAACTTCAAGCCGGCGCGCCGACGCCCGCGCCGGCGGCGGCCCAGGCTTGCATCTTCCTGTTCCTGGAAGGCGGCCCGTCGCACATCGACATGTTCGACATGAAGCCGGACGCCCCGCAGGAAATTCGCGGGCCTTATAAGCCCGTGGCGACCAGCGTGCCCGGCACCCGGATCTGCGAACACCTGCCGCGGATCGCGAAACTGGCCCACAAGTACACGATCCTCCGCAGCCACAGTCACAACGACAACGGCCACAACACCGGCTACCACTACGTCATGACCGGCTACAAGGCCGACTTCCCGGACGGCAACTCGAAGGCTCCGAACAACCACCTCTTCCCTTCGATCGGGTCGATTATCTCCCGGGAACTCGGGCCGAAGTCGCCGGTCCCGCCGTACATCAACGTGCCGGACGTGATGGCCGGCGGCGGGCCGGGGTTTTACGGGTCGAAGTACGCCCCGTTTGTGATCGACGCGAATCCGTCGCAGCCGGACTTCGAGGTTCGCGACCTGAAACCGATCGAAGGCATCGACGCGGAACGTCGCGAGCGGCGGCGGAAGCTGTTGGCGGCGGCCGAGGCTCCGACCGCGAAGGGCCGCCAGGAGTCGATGGAAACGTATTACCGCAAAGCCCAGGAACTGATTACTTCGCCCGCCGCCCGCAAGGCGTTCGACATCGCTTCGGAACCGGCTGCCCTGCGCGAGAAGTACGGGTACACGTCGCTCGGCCAGTGTGCGCTCCTCGCCCGCCGACTGGTCGAGGGCGGCTGCCGGTTCGTTGGCGTGGACCACAGCGGCTGGGACCACCACTTCACCATCTTCCCCAGCCTGGAAAAGGACATGCTGCCGCACGTCGACCGGGCGTTCAGTGCCCTAGTCGAAGACCTCGACCAGCGGGGCTTGCTCGACACAACCCTGGTCGTGTTGATGGGCGAGATGGGCCGGACGCCGCGGGTAAATAAAGACGCCGGCCGCGATCACTGGTCGATGGCCCAAAGCGTCGTGTTCGCGGGCGGCGGAACCAAGCCCGGCCAGGTGATCGGTGCGACTGACAAACAAGCCGGCGCGCCAACGACCGACCCGGTTGGTGTGCCGGACTTGCTGCGCACGATCTTCCATCAAATGGGGGTCGACACGACGAAAGTGTACAACACGCCACAGGGCCGGCCGGTGCCGATCGTGGACGGCGGGAAACTCATCAAGGATCTGGTCTAA
- a CDS encoding DUF1549 domain-containing protein — MIRASIVLAAFAAVITPAISRAAPIVTPAVVRLDSPESTQQILVTGTGVGGRPIDLTRTVTYEVANPAIATIDPTGLLAPRADGRTELVVIAGADRVRVPIEVSGFATLRPVSFENDVIPLLTKATCNAGGCHGKAEGQNGFKLSVFGFDPVADHAAVVMEARGRRVFVAAPESSLLLLKGAGRVPHGGGKKLDEGTPRYRRLARWVAEGAAYGRGDAPPVVSLEVEPAQRLLALSGTQQIRVTAVDAAGGRRCVSAEAEYDSNAPSIAVVDRRGWVRASDIPGESAILVRYHGHVAVSRLTLPRPGVTFPRPAEANFVDRRVWDKLEQLGIPPSGLADDAEFLRRVYLDTIGTMPTPDEARTFFAAADPNKRAKLIDQLLDRPEYADYWAMKWADLLRVDRDAVNPKAAIAMTRWVRKQFAENRPFDQFARDILTARGNTAKEGPAAVYVVMSTPEELGRSMAQLFCGVRLACAQCHHHPSDRWGQDDYFALAGFFSGVTRKTIPGGGTAVTNGSGGDLKNPRTNTVVPTRALGAAAVAKFDGVVDRRNTLADWLSAPDNPYFAPAVANRIWAHYFGRGLVEPVDDIRPTNPATNEPLLADLAAHLRDGKYNLKAFTRTLLNSRTYQLTSRPLPGNADDAQNFSHAAAKALPAEVLLDAISRATGVPEKFNGWPEGYRAIELWDNRVPSYFFRIFGRPLRASVCECERSNEPSITQALHLMNSPEIAEKIRAKTGTARKLADSAKPPAEIVNELYLTALARLPTDQERLQMLKVFAEAGPDRRAATEDVLWALLNTKEFLYNH; from the coding sequence ATGATCCGCGCCTCGATTGTCTTGGCTGCGTTCGCGGCAGTCATCACCCCGGCGATTTCGCGGGCAGCCCCGATTGTTACACCCGCGGTTGTCCGCCTCGATAGCCCCGAATCGACACAACAAATTCTCGTGACGGGAACCGGTGTCGGTGGTCGACCAATCGACCTGACACGCACCGTTACTTACGAAGTCGCCAATCCCGCCATCGCCACGATCGACCCGACCGGCCTGCTCGCGCCGCGTGCGGACGGGCGCACCGAGCTTGTGGTGATCGCCGGAGCCGATCGCGTCCGCGTCCCGATCGAAGTCTCCGGCTTCGCAACCCTGCGGCCGGTGTCGTTCGAGAACGATGTGATTCCCCTTTTGACCAAAGCGACGTGCAATGCGGGCGGGTGTCACGGGAAGGCCGAGGGGCAGAACGGCTTTAAGCTCTCGGTCTTCGGCTTTGACCCGGTGGCAGATCACGCGGCCGTCGTGATGGAGGCCCGCGGGCGGCGAGTGTTCGTAGCCGCGCCCGAATCGAGCCTGCTTTTGCTTAAGGGGGCAGGGCGGGTACCGCACGGCGGCGGCAAGAAACTCGACGAGGGAACGCCTCGTTACCGTCGGCTCGCGCGGTGGGTCGCCGAAGGCGCCGCCTATGGTCGGGGCGACGCACCCCCGGTCGTGTCGCTCGAAGTCGAACCAGCGCAGCGGTTACTGGCCCTCAGCGGAACGCAACAAATCCGCGTCACGGCGGTCGATGCCGCGGGCGGGCGGCGGTGTGTGTCGGCGGAAGCCGAGTACGACTCGAACGCGCCGTCCATTGCGGTCGTCGACCGCCGCGGGTGGGTGCGGGCGAGCGACATCCCCGGCGAGAGCGCGATCCTGGTGCGGTATCACGGCCACGTCGCCGTCAGTCGGCTCACCCTCCCGCGCCCGGGCGTCACCTTCCCGCGTCCCGCGGAAGCAAACTTCGTCGACCGCCGCGTGTGGGACAAACTCGAACAACTCGGCATCCCGCCCAGCGGCCTGGCGGACGACGCCGAGTTTCTCCGCCGCGTTTACCTGGACACGATCGGCACGATGCCGACGCCGGACGAGGCGCGCACATTCTTTGCAGCCGCCGACCCGAACAAACGGGCGAAGCTGATCGACCAGTTGCTCGACCGACCCGAGTACGCCGACTACTGGGCGATGAAGTGGGCTGACTTGCTCCGCGTCGATCGGGACGCGGTGAACCCGAAGGCGGCCATCGCGATGACGCGGTGGGTCCGCAAGCAGTTCGCCGAGAACCGGCCGTTCGACCAGTTCGCCCGCGACATCCTGACCGCCCGCGGCAATACCGCCAAAGAGGGGCCGGCCGCGGTGTACGTGGTCATGTCGACGCCCGAGGAATTGGGCAGGTCGATGGCCCAGCTTTTCTGCGGCGTGCGACTCGCCTGTGCCCAGTGTCACCACCACCCGTCGGACCGCTGGGGCCAGGACGATTACTTTGCCCTCGCCGGCTTCTTTTCGGGCGTGACCCGCAAGACCATTCCCGGCGGCGGTACCGCCGTCACGAACGGGTCCGGCGGTGATTTGAAAAACCCGCGAACCAACACGGTCGTGCCCACCCGTGCGCTCGGGGCTGCTGCGGTCGCCAAGTTTGACGGGGTGGTCGATCGCCGGAACACGCTCGCCGATTGGCTGTCCGCACCCGATAACCCGTACTTCGCCCCGGCGGTCGCGAACCGGATCTGGGCTCACTACTTCGGCCGCGGATTGGTCGAACCCGTTGACGACATCCGACCCACCAACCCGGCGACTAACGAACCGCTACTGGCCGACCTCGCGGCTCATCTCCGTGATGGGAAGTACAACCTGAAGGCATTCACTCGCACGCTCCTGAACTCCCGCACCTACCAACTCACCTCGCGCCCGCTCCCCGGGAACGCGGACGACGCCCAGAACTTTTCCCACGCGGCGGCCAAGGCGTTACCGGCCGAGGTTCTACTCGACGCGATCAGTCGAGCGACCGGTGTGCCCGAGAAGTTCAACGGCTGGCCGGAAGGCTACCGGGCGATCGAACTCTGGGACAACCGGGTGCCGTCGTACTTCTTCCGCATCTTCGGCCGCCCGTTGCGTGCCAGCGTCTGCGAATGCGAACGGAGCAACGAGCCGAGCATCACTCAGGCGCTACACTTGATGAATTCGCCCGAGATCGCCGAGAAGATCCGGGCCAAAACGGGCACCGCCCGAAAGCTCGCCGACTCGGCGAAGCCGCCGGCCGAGATCGTGAACGAACTCTACCTCACCGCGCTCGCCCGCCTGCCGACGGACCAAGAGCGACTACAGATGCTCAAAGTCTTCGCGGAAGCCGGGCCGGACCGCCGGGCCGCGACTGAAGACGTACTGTGGGCGTTGCTCAACACGAAAGAGTTTCTTTACAACCACTAA